The proteins below are encoded in one region of Diceros bicornis minor isolate mBicDic1 chromosome 14, mDicBic1.mat.cur, whole genome shotgun sequence:
- the SLC29A1 gene encoding equilibrative nucleoside transporter 1, whose amino-acid sequence MTTSHQPHDRYKAVWLIFFMLGLGTLLPWNFFMTATQYFTNRLDTSQNVSLVAAEPSKDVQASAIPSAASPERNSLSAIFNNVMTLCAMLPLLLFTCLNSFLHQRIPQAVRILGSLVAILLVFLITAILVKVHLDALSFFVITMIKIMLINSFGAILQGSLFGLAGLLPASYTAPIMSGQGLAGLFASVAMICAIASGSELSASAFGYFITACVVIILTIVCYLGLPRLEFYRFYQQLKLEGPGEQETKLDLISKGEEPRAGKVESEVPAPNSKPTNKSHSIRAILKNILVPALSVCFVFTITIGMFPAVAAEVKSSIAGTSAWGHYFIPVSCFLIFNIFDWLGRSLTAVTMWPGKDSRWLPTLVLARLVFVPLLLLCNVQPRRYLTVVFEHDAWYIFFMAAFAFSNGYLASLCMCFGPKKVKPAEAETAGAIMAFFLSLGLSLGAVFSFLFRAIV is encoded by the exons ATGACAACCAGTCACCAGCCTCATGACAG gTATAAAGCCGTCTGGCTTATCTTCTTCATGCTGGGTCTGGGGACGCTGCTCCCCTGGAACTTTTTcatgacagccactcag TATTTCACAAACCGTCTGGACACGTCCCAGAATGTGTCCTTGGTTGCTGCTGAACCGAGCAAGGACGTCCAGGCCTCGGCCATCCCCTCAGCAGCCTCTCCAGAGCGGAATTCTCTCAGTGCCATCTTCAACAATGTCATGACCTTATGTGCCATGCTGCCCCTGCTGCTCTTCACCTGCCTCAACTCCTTCCTGCATCAGAG GATCCCCCAggctgttcggatcctgggcagtcTGGTGGCCATCCTGCTGGTGTTCCTGATCACTGCCATCCTGGTGAAGGTGCACCTGGATGCTCTGTCCTTCTTCGTCATCACCATGATCAAGATCATGCTCATTAATT CGTTCGGTGCCATCCTGCAGGGCAGCCTCTTTGGTCTGGCCGGCCTCCTGCCAGCCAGCTACACTGCTCCCATCATGAGTGGCCAGGGCCTGGCAGGCCTCTTCGCCTCAGTGGCCATGATCTGTGCCATTGCCA GTGGTTCGGAGCTGTCAGCGAGTGCCTTCGGCTATTTTATCACAGCCTGTGTGGTTATCATTTTGACCATCGTCTGTTACCTGGGCCTGCCCCGATTG GAATTCTACCGCTTCTATCAGCAGCTCAAGCTCGAAGGGCCTGGGGAGCAGGAGACCAAGTTGGACCTCATTAGTAAAG GAGAGGAGCCAAGAGCAGGCAAAGTGGAGTCCGAAGTTCCAGCCCCCAACTCTAAGCCCACCAACAAAAGCCACTCTATCCGAGCCATCCTCAAAAAC ATCTTAGTCCCGGCTCTCTCTGTCTGCTTCGTCTTCACGATCACCATTGGAATGTTTCCCGCCGTGGCCGCAGAGGTCAAGTCCAGCATTGCGGGCACCAGTGCCTGGG GACACTACTTCATTCCCGTGTCCTGTTTCTTGATTTTCAATATCTTCGACTGGCTGGGCCGGAGCCTCACAGCCGTGACCATGTGG CCTGGGAAGGACAGCCGCTGGCTGCCAACCCTGGTGCTGGCCCGGCTGGTGTTCGTGCCCCTGCTGCTGCTGTGCAACGTCCAGCCGCGCCGCTACCTGACGGTGGTCTTTGAGCACGACGCCTGGTACATCTTCTTCATGGCGGCCTTCGCCTTCTCCAACGGCTACCTTGCCAGTCTCTGCATGTGCTTCGGGCCCAA GAAAGTGAAGCCAGCTGAGGCAGAGACAGCTGGAGCCATCATggccttctttctgtctctgggcCTGTCGCTGGGGGCTGTCTTCTCCTTCCTGTTCCGTGCAATTGTGTGA